The following proteins are co-located in the Polystyrenella longa genome:
- a CDS encoding NADPH-dependent assimilatory sulfite reductase hemoprotein subunit — MSEEVKLSKLEQLKLDSRQLRGTIAEELANDELAFSADASQLLKHHGSYQQDNRDERNKKLPDGTKQGKVYSMMLRTRMPGGKVTAKQFLTELDLCDQYGNGTLRVTTRQAFQLHEIPKKHMKTVVRAINDSELSTISACGDVNRNVIACPAPFKNNSLFDDMQKMADQLADHFRPHSTAYCEIWLEDDEGGKTKIEEFKPVEEPIYGERYLPRKFKMGVALPDDNCIDLHANDLGFLAIVEDEKIVGYNLLAGGGMGTTPSLKGKTFPALAVPLCYATVDETIAVAEAVVKVQRDFGNREDRKIARMKYVIADWGIEKFREKVGEYYGKELTLPLDVFVTDADDHIGWYEQGDGKWFLGVNIENGRIQDEGDLRIKTGLRTILEKYRMDVRLTALQAVLLCNIEEQDKADIEQTLRDHGIKMAEELSLLRRYSIACPALPTCGLAVTESERILPALIDSLEAELERVGLADEKIALHMTGCPNGCARPYHPDIGLVGKAKGKYTLFLGGNVIGTRLAFIYKDMVPLEEIVPLCVPLFEYYAKDRTGAESFGDFCNRKGAEDLEAYAEKAMAS; from the coding sequence CAGTTGCTCAAGCATCACGGAAGCTATCAACAGGACAACCGAGACGAGCGAAATAAAAAGCTGCCCGATGGTACCAAGCAAGGGAAGGTTTACAGCATGATGCTTCGCACCCGTATGCCGGGTGGGAAGGTCACGGCGAAGCAATTCCTGACCGAACTTGACCTCTGTGATCAATACGGAAACGGTACATTACGAGTGACGACTCGCCAGGCGTTTCAGCTTCATGAGATTCCCAAGAAACATATGAAGACCGTCGTCCGGGCCATTAACGATTCGGAGTTGTCCACCATCTCCGCCTGTGGTGACGTAAACAGAAACGTCATCGCTTGTCCTGCTCCATTCAAAAACAACTCACTCTTCGACGACATGCAGAAGATGGCCGATCAACTGGCCGACCATTTCCGCCCTCACTCGACAGCCTATTGCGAAATCTGGCTCGAAGATGACGAAGGTGGAAAAACAAAAATCGAAGAGTTCAAACCGGTCGAAGAGCCGATCTACGGCGAACGCTACCTCCCCCGTAAATTCAAGATGGGAGTCGCTCTTCCGGACGATAACTGTATCGACCTGCACGCCAACGATCTTGGTTTCCTGGCGATTGTAGAAGACGAAAAGATCGTCGGCTACAACTTACTCGCAGGTGGCGGAATGGGCACGACCCCCTCGCTGAAAGGCAAAACCTTTCCAGCACTGGCTGTCCCCCTCTGCTACGCAACAGTCGATGAAACGATCGCTGTGGCCGAAGCCGTCGTCAAAGTCCAACGCGACTTCGGAAACCGGGAAGATCGTAAGATCGCCCGCATGAAGTATGTCATCGCAGACTGGGGTATTGAAAAGTTCCGGGAAAAAGTAGGTGAATACTACGGTAAAGAGCTCACGCTACCTCTGGATGTTTTCGTCACTGACGCAGATGACCATATCGGTTGGTACGAACAGGGGGACGGTAAATGGTTCCTCGGTGTGAATATCGAAAACGGTCGTATCCAGGACGAAGGCGATTTACGAATTAAAACAGGTCTGCGAACTATCCTCGAAAAGTATAGGATGGATGTCCGATTGACGGCGTTGCAAGCCGTTCTGCTCTGTAACATCGAAGAACAGGACAAAGCCGACATCGAACAGACATTGCGCGATCATGGCATTAAAATGGCTGAAGAGCTTTCGCTGCTGCGACGATATTCGATCGCCTGCCCTGCTCTACCAACGTGTGGTTTGGCTGTGACCGAGTCGGAACGAATTCTGCCTGCTCTGATCGATTCCCTTGAAGCCGAACTGGAACGGGTTGGACTTGCCGATGAGAAAATTGCACTCCACATGACCGGTTGCCCGAACGGTTGTGCCCGACCTTACCATCCGGACATCGGTTTGGTAGGTAAAGCGAAAGGGAAATACACTCTGTTTCTTGGCGGGAATGTGATCGGAACCCGGTTGGCTTTCATCTACAAAGACATGGTACCTCTCGAAGAGATCGTCCCTCTCTGCGTACCTTTGTTCGAATATTACGCTAAGGATCGAACCGGTGCGGAAAGCTTCGGTGACTTCTGTAACCGTAAGGGAGCCGAAGATCTGGAAGCCTACGCTGAAAAAGCGATGGCCAGTTAA
- a CDS encoding trypsin-like peptidase domain-containing protein, with protein sequence MTTKCQTLIAFCIGMVLFVIAAPLMAEETDPRMTPLVRAVQRVQTSVVNIHTEKTTYPDEALFAGDKPRKVSGMGSGIIIDPRGYLVTNHHVINGVDLDSLQVTLHDGSMYHAEIVSYDSKHDLAVLKISASNSLEVMPLGTSSDLRLGESVIALGNPYGYKHTVTAGIVSSLSRDVEVNEHQTYENLIQTDTSINPGNSGGPLVNMLGEVIGINVAIRAGAQRIGFAIPIDDARVVIRKLLSIERLDHHAHGLISRDHKTGKQKEMIVEASRGPALKAGLQTGDVIVAVNNQTVLDAADFERLLLGKSIEEAFTVVVRRNNEKQELKLHLADSSSRKEDSGHQSADHNVVFQTPAVDDDPIWMTLGLRLIPTAVTSDRYRGGMKVLDVRKDSTASRNGIRSGDVLVGLHKWETVNYDNISYVLEHPQLQSFAPLRFFILRGQETRYGNLQLSPASPGANVSAHVATQTNIR encoded by the coding sequence ATGACGACCAAGTGCCAAACTTTGATCGCGTTCTGTATCGGCATGGTTTTGTTCGTGATTGCTGCTCCCCTGATGGCAGAGGAAACGGATCCTCGTATGACGCCATTAGTGAGAGCTGTGCAACGCGTGCAAACCTCCGTTGTCAATATCCATACAGAAAAAACAACCTATCCGGACGAAGCACTTTTTGCGGGCGACAAACCGCGTAAAGTCAGCGGAATGGGAAGTGGGATTATTATTGATCCCCGCGGCTATTTAGTGACAAACCATCATGTCATCAACGGAGTAGACCTCGACTCTTTGCAGGTCACTTTGCACGATGGCAGTATGTACCACGCTGAGATCGTATCTTACGACAGCAAACATGACCTGGCAGTATTAAAGATCTCTGCCTCTAATTCCCTGGAAGTCATGCCGCTCGGAACATCTTCCGATCTGCGACTGGGGGAGTCTGTCATTGCTTTAGGGAATCCGTATGGCTACAAGCATACGGTTACAGCAGGGATCGTTAGTTCCCTCTCCCGAGATGTCGAAGTCAACGAGCATCAGACTTATGAAAACCTGATTCAGACCGACACCAGCATCAACCCGGGAAACAGTGGCGGACCGCTCGTCAATATGCTCGGGGAAGTGATCGGAATCAATGTGGCGATCCGGGCTGGTGCCCAGCGTATCGGTTTCGCCATTCCCATCGACGACGCCCGCGTGGTTATCCGTAAGTTACTCAGCATCGAGAGACTGGATCATCATGCTCACGGTTTGATCAGTCGTGATCACAAAACCGGAAAACAAAAAGAGATGATCGTCGAAGCCTCCCGCGGCCCTGCTCTGAAAGCGGGTCTACAAACGGGCGACGTGATCGTGGCCGTTAACAATCAGACCGTTCTTGATGCGGCTGACTTTGAACGACTGCTTCTGGGTAAATCGATCGAAGAGGCGTTTACTGTTGTTGTTCGACGTAACAATGAGAAACAGGAACTGAAATTGCACCTGGCAGACTCGTCGAGTCGAAAGGAAGATTCTGGTCATCAATCTGCTGATCATAATGTCGTCTTCCAGACACCCGCCGTCGATGACGATCCGATCTGGATGACGCTTGGACTCCGGTTGATTCCAACCGCTGTGACTTCTGATCGTTACCGTGGTGGTATGAAAGTCCTCGATGTGCGAAAAGACAGCACCGCCAGCCGGAATGGTATTCGGTCGGGTGACGTACTGGTCGGATTGCACAAATGGGAAACGGTCAACTATGACAACATCTCTTATGTCCTGGAGCATCCGCAATTGCAGAGCTTTGCTCCGCTGAGATTCTTTATTCTCCGTGGACAAGAGACTCGATATGGAAACCTGCAACTTTCTCCGGCCAGCCCGGGAGCGAATGTTTCCGCCCATGTGGCAACTCAGACGAATATTCGTTAG
- a CDS encoding acyl-CoA dehydrogenase family protein, which yields MSSSFAESELSFESPAYLSLLTRLRDATGELNSGTISWPEQQFAWLGEADVLGWVIPEEYDGSALSSAELNLGYEQLASACLCTTFVLTQRNGACQRIAGCDNEGLKQRLLRDLCSGKLYATVGISHLTTSRQHLKKPAVSAEPCGSGYRLNGTIPWVTGAVAADYIVTGATCEDGRQLLLALNTKLPGVQCDAPEQLLSLTASQTGLVQLKDVELPEEDVIAGPVHEVMKLGIGGGTGSLTTSALAVGLSRTALDLIRIEAERRPDLEEILHSLDGTRRSLTEKMWLSNSGQVDPDDPDYSSGVIRQQANSLALRSTQAALTATKGRGFVQGHPAERMVREAMFFLVWSCPQPVAQAALREFACITE from the coding sequence ATGTCGTCTTCCTTTGCCGAATCGGAACTCAGTTTTGAGTCTCCCGCCTATCTGTCGTTGCTCACACGCTTGCGCGATGCGACAGGTGAATTGAACAGCGGGACGATTTCCTGGCCTGAACAACAATTCGCATGGCTGGGCGAAGCTGATGTACTGGGATGGGTCATTCCGGAAGAATATGACGGTTCCGCACTCTCTTCAGCGGAACTCAATCTGGGGTACGAACAACTGGCGTCCGCCTGTTTATGCACTACGTTCGTACTGACTCAACGGAACGGGGCCTGCCAACGGATTGCTGGTTGCGACAATGAAGGGCTTAAACAGCGTCTGCTTCGCGATCTCTGCTCAGGAAAACTTTACGCCACTGTCGGAATCTCACATCTCACGACGTCGCGACAACATCTGAAAAAGCCAGCCGTCTCTGCCGAACCATGTGGATCGGGTTATCGACTGAACGGAACCATCCCCTGGGTTACAGGTGCCGTTGCGGCGGATTACATCGTCACTGGGGCAACCTGCGAAGATGGCCGCCAGCTATTATTGGCACTGAATACGAAGCTGCCCGGCGTCCAATGCGATGCTCCTGAACAACTACTCTCGCTCACGGCTTCGCAAACTGGTCTCGTTCAATTAAAAGACGTCGAACTCCCCGAAGAAGATGTCATCGCTGGACCAGTTCATGAAGTGATGAAGCTGGGAATCGGCGGCGGAACAGGTTCACTCACCACGTCGGCACTCGCTGTGGGCTTATCTCGTACTGCGTTAGATTTAATTCGTATAGAAGCCGAAAGACGCCCCGATTTGGAAGAAATTTTGCATTCGCTGGATGGAACGCGACGCTCCTTGACGGAAAAGATGTGGTTGTCAAATTCTGGGCAAGTTGACCCGGACGATCCGGATTACAGCAGTGGTGTCATTCGTCAACAGGCCAACTCGCTTGCCCTGCGTTCAACCCAGGCAGCACTGACGGCGACCAAAGGACGCGGTTTCGTTCAAGGTCACCCCGCAGAACGGATGGTGCGCGAGGCAATGTTCTTTCTGGTTTGGTCGTGCCCCCAACCAGTGGCTCAGGCCGCACTCCGCGAATTCGCCTGCATCACCGAGTGA
- the bioA gene encoding adenosylmethionine--8-amino-7-oxononanoate transaminase, whose translation MKSPTPDQPESTLLSFSDITLLRKWDNDHVWHPFAPMQAFREEKVPIIERGEGFELIDIEGNRYIDGISSLWCNVHGHQVPEVDEAIKEQLAKIGHTTLLGLSSPPSIQLAKALVDRAPGDLSKVFYSDSGSTAVEVAIKLAFQYHQQKAGGPEKRTRFVCMSNAYHGDTVGSVSVGGISLFHRIYGNLLFETIQVPTPVALRTPEGYTRVGYLEHCVAEMERLIRENHEDIAGFVIEPLVQGAAGMQIHPTGYLKRVRELTREYDIPLICDEVAVGFGRTGTFFACEQEEVEPDFLCLAKGISAGYLPLAATMTTDKVFNAFLGEPQEGKTFYHGHTYTGNPLACAAALASLELFEQQNLLEHIGKQTALIAEKLSPLAEHPHVGEIRQKGIMVGIELVGSREGMLAFPTTARMGHQVTLEARKRGLMIRPLGDVIILMPAPAMPLDLLGEVCDITIEAIQAALEFHA comes from the coding sequence ATGAAATCCCCCACGCCTGATCAACCTGAATCAACCCTGCTCTCTTTCTCCGATATTACTCTGCTACGCAAGTGGGATAACGATCACGTCTGGCACCCCTTTGCCCCCATGCAGGCATTCCGGGAAGAGAAAGTGCCAATCATTGAACGGGGCGAAGGCTTCGAACTAATCGACATTGAAGGGAATCGCTATATCGACGGGATATCTTCGCTCTGGTGCAACGTGCATGGGCATCAGGTTCCCGAGGTAGATGAGGCAATCAAGGAACAACTCGCGAAAATTGGGCACACAACTTTGCTCGGTCTGTCGAGTCCACCTTCCATCCAACTGGCTAAAGCGCTGGTGGATCGTGCTCCTGGCGATTTATCGAAAGTCTTTTATTCAGACAGTGGGTCAACCGCCGTTGAAGTGGCCATCAAGCTGGCTTTTCAATATCACCAGCAAAAAGCGGGAGGGCCTGAAAAAAGGACTCGTTTTGTCTGCATGAGTAACGCTTACCATGGTGACACGGTCGGGTCTGTCAGCGTCGGTGGAATCTCGCTGTTCCATCGCATCTATGGAAACCTGCTGTTTGAAACCATTCAAGTTCCGACACCCGTCGCTCTTCGCACTCCGGAAGGTTATACGCGGGTAGGTTATCTCGAACATTGCGTGGCCGAGATGGAACGACTGATCCGGGAAAACCATGAGGACATCGCCGGATTTGTGATTGAACCCCTGGTACAGGGGGCCGCAGGCATGCAAATTCACCCCACCGGCTATCTGAAACGAGTCCGCGAACTAACGCGCGAATATGATATCCCCCTGATCTGCGACGAAGTCGCCGTCGGATTTGGTCGAACGGGTACGTTCTTCGCGTGTGAGCAGGAAGAAGTCGAACCTGATTTTCTCTGTCTGGCCAAGGGAATCAGCGCTGGATACTTACCGCTCGCCGCGACGATGACGACAGATAAAGTCTTCAACGCCTTCCTCGGTGAACCCCAAGAAGGAAAAACATTTTACCACGGCCACACCTATACCGGTAACCCACTTGCCTGTGCCGCTGCCCTCGCATCGTTGGAACTGTTCGAGCAGCAGAACCTGTTGGAACACATTGGTAAACAGACCGCATTAATCGCCGAGAAACTGTCGCCACTCGCCGAGCATCCACACGTCGGAGAGATTCGCCAGAAAGGGATCATGGTTGGCATTGAACTTGTCGGTAGCCGCGAAGGAATGCTGGCCTTCCCGACAACGGCTCGGATGGGACATCAGGTAACTCTCGAAGCCAGAAAACGCGGACTCATGATCCGACCACTGGGCGATGTCATCATCCTGATGCCAGCCCCGGCAATGCCTCTGGATCTGTTGGGCGAAGTCTGTGACATTACCATCGAGGCCATTCAAGCTGCATTAGAATTTCACGCTTGA
- a CDS encoding sialidase family protein → MRFYLTSILALLMIHSVLADDDIKVEKVIGLEAPAGYKHPATITELRNGDLYIAYYGGDGEYDGDTKVYGLRKKKDSDQWTNLEVIADTPNRSEGNAAVWQAPDGMVWLFYITNYGPTWSSARIKYKVSRDGAYTWSDPYMLKFEQGTMVRTAPIVLNNGDYLLPVYHETGEDRDGTAEDTSSYFMRYNPKTQEWTDSNRIRSKGIGNLQAQPVQIDDDYLITYIRRGGTFDPWKEGVTFRSESRDGGYTWSPAKRTEFKNPNSAVDFIKLKNGHLMLVFNDNNEGHRMPLTIAISTDNDKSYPYRRHIVNIPGDSAAYPTAIQTKDGKIHIVYTSRRRTQINHLVFDESAVLNDTYKVAP, encoded by the coding sequence ATGCGATTCTATCTGACCAGCATACTCGCTCTTCTCATGATTCACTCCGTACTGGCTGACGATGACATCAAAGTCGAAAAAGTCATCGGACTCGAAGCGCCCGCAGGTTATAAACATCCGGCAACAATTACGGAACTTCGCAACGGCGATCTTTATATTGCCTACTACGGTGGCGATGGCGAGTACGACGGTGACACGAAGGTCTATGGCCTGCGGAAGAAGAAGGACAGCGATCAGTGGACGAATCTGGAAGTGATCGCCGACACACCGAATCGCTCGGAAGGGAACGCCGCCGTCTGGCAGGCACCCGATGGCATGGTCTGGTTGTTTTACATTACCAACTATGGACCCACATGGTCGTCGGCTCGCATCAAGTACAAAGTCTCTCGTGACGGGGCTTATACGTGGTCGGATCCTTATATGCTCAAGTTCGAACAGGGGACGATGGTTCGCACTGCTCCCATTGTGTTGAACAATGGCGATTACCTTCTGCCCGTCTATCACGAAACAGGTGAAGACCGGGATGGAACAGCAGAGGACACGAGCAGCTACTTCATGCGGTACAACCCAAAGACGCAAGAATGGACCGACAGTAACCGAATACGCTCCAAAGGGATCGGCAATCTACAGGCGCAGCCAGTACAGATTGATGACGATTATCTCATTACCTACATTCGTCGCGGTGGCACATTCGATCCGTGGAAAGAAGGAGTTACCTTCCGGTCAGAATCTCGCGATGGAGGATATACCTGGTCGCCCGCGAAACGGACCGAGTTCAAAAATCCAAACTCGGCAGTCGACTTTATCAAGTTGAAAAACGGTCACTTGATGCTCGTCTTTAACGACAACAATGAAGGGCATCGCATGCCGTTGACGATCGCAATCTCAACCGACAACGACAAGTCGTACCCATATCGTCGCCACATCGTCAACATCCCAGGCGACAGCGCCGCTTACCCAACCGCGATTCAGACGAAGGATGGCAAGATACACATCGTCTACACGTCACGGAGAAGGACGCAGATCAATCATCTCGTCTTTGACGAGTCCGCAGTGTTGAACGACACCTACAAAGTCGCACCTTAA
- a CDS encoding DUF1501 domain-containing protein yields the protein MSQSEYKNTRREWLSQAACGFGSLALSSLLHSQTACASENPLSARQPMFPPRAKRVIFLFMGGGPSHVDTFDYKPELFKHNGQDIDFTGVRFDTFGKKSKRKLMQPLWKFQQHGECGQQVSELFPEMAKHVDKLCMIHSMQTEGVAHGPSTLFLHTGATSLVRPSMGSWVTYGLGSLNKNVPGFVTLNPSPNQGGPRNYANAFLPTIYQGTAIGRSGMKAVDSKIRNIENHHTSPLLQEKQFDFLQALNRAQQKNDLNNDRLEATIDSFELAYRMQLHAPEIMNLSTETAATFEAYGINNKETEDFGRQCLMARRLAEADVRYIQVCYSDASGNPKWDQHSDMPKHAQHAKAIDQPVAALLEDLEQRGMLEDTLIWWGGEFGRTPFSQSNNGRDHNPRGFTVWLAGGGTRPGFAYGATDEIGHVAVDNKVHMHDLHATILHLLGLDHEKLTYRHAGRDFRLTDVAGRVVHDLLA from the coding sequence ATGTCTCAATCCGAATACAAAAACACTCGCCGAGAATGGCTTTCGCAGGCAGCCTGCGGATTCGGTAGTCTTGCGCTAAGTAGTTTGCTGCATAGCCAGACCGCTTGCGCGAGTGAGAATCCGCTCTCGGCACGGCAACCAATGTTTCCGCCCCGTGCGAAACGAGTGATCTTCCTGTTTATGGGGGGAGGTCCGAGTCATGTTGATACCTTCGACTACAAACCGGAATTATTCAAACATAACGGACAGGATATCGACTTTACGGGCGTGCGGTTTGATACGTTTGGAAAGAAAAGCAAACGTAAACTGATGCAACCGCTCTGGAAGTTCCAGCAGCATGGCGAATGTGGCCAGCAGGTGTCGGAACTCTTTCCCGAAATGGCGAAACATGTCGACAAGCTTTGCATGATCCATTCGATGCAAACTGAGGGAGTGGCTCACGGTCCTTCCACGTTGTTTCTGCACACGGGTGCAACCAGTCTGGTGCGGCCTTCGATGGGGAGTTGGGTGACTTATGGCCTCGGAAGTCTCAACAAGAACGTACCCGGGTTCGTGACGTTAAATCCGTCTCCGAATCAGGGAGGGCCGCGTAACTATGCCAACGCCTTCCTGCCTACGATCTATCAGGGGACGGCCATTGGCCGGTCTGGAATGAAGGCGGTCGATTCAAAAATCCGCAATATCGAAAATCATCACACAAGTCCTCTGCTTCAAGAAAAACAGTTTGATTTTCTACAAGCGCTCAATCGTGCTCAGCAAAAAAATGATTTAAACAACGACCGGCTGGAAGCGACGATTGATTCATTTGAGCTGGCTTATCGAATGCAATTGCACGCGCCGGAGATCATGAATCTTTCCACGGAAACAGCGGCAACATTCGAAGCCTATGGAATTAATAACAAAGAGACCGAAGACTTTGGACGGCAATGCTTGATGGCTCGCCGATTGGCGGAAGCCGATGTCCGTTACATCCAGGTCTGTTATTCGGATGCCTCGGGAAATCCAAAATGGGACCAGCATTCCGATATGCCCAAACATGCTCAACACGCGAAAGCGATCGATCAACCTGTCGCCGCGTTACTGGAGGATCTCGAACAACGAGGTATGCTGGAGGATACTCTCATCTGGTGGGGAGGAGAGTTCGGTCGAACTCCCTTCTCTCAAAGTAATAACGGTCGCGACCACAATCCTCGCGGTTTCACAGTCTGGTTGGCGGGAGGAGGAACTCGTCCCGGTTTTGCCTACGGAGCGACCGATGAAATTGGTCATGTCGCCGTTGATAATAAAGTCCATATGCATGACCTGCATGCGACGATTCTGCATCTCCTCGGGCTCGATCACGAAAAACTGACCTATCGCCACGCCGGGCGCGACTTCCGTCTTACTGATGTGGCGGGGCGTGTAGTGCATGACCTTCTGGCTTAA
- a CDS encoding PSD1 and planctomycete cytochrome C domain-containing protein, which produces MHLLFKTLFLLGGFLLAAIPAAIADELPVRTPDEQKGIDFFESRIRPVLSKHCYECHAADSEKVLGGLLLDSREAMQMGGDSGPAVIPGDTDESLILGALRHENFEMPPTEKLPENVIADFEAWIKMGAPDPRDGKPATVQPSIDLEQGREFWSFQPIIESAVPQLENDDWAESKIDLFILAQLQSADIEPVGDASRASLIRRVSYALTGLPPTAEEVLSFLEDPRPTPEALAERIDIGLASSHFGERWGRHWLDVVRFAESSGGGRSLMFKEAWRFRDYVIESFNNDKPINHLIREHIAGDLLPADNVEQAADQLIATGFMTLGPTNYEQQDKTLLRMDLIDEQIDTTGRAFMGMTLNCARCHDHKFDPIPTKDYYALAGIFGSTEVLTFANVSGFVTRQLPVLPEQQVEIDELKMRREETRQQLKQAESALKQAKNDPSSQSNLAELNAEVERLKKVDRQVTNQLRPILAYAMSVNEVAEPRDGHLHIRGSAHNVGPVVERGFLSVIPSSEEYRARINDQQSGRLELADWIVDEQNPLTARVYVNRIWQHLLGEGLVRTPDNFGLTGQIPSHPELLDYLASRFMQEGWSTKQLVREIMLSHVYRIATEHDPHPAQVDSENRLLWRAHKKRLDAEAIRDTLLFLSGELDLKPGGFTIRHFTTYDYGYEFDTVRRSVYVPVFRNAMLDLFEAFDVANPNLVVGRRSSSTLPTQSLYLMNSPFMREQAELTAKRLLSQELPNDETRLEDIYLQALGRMPTENERQLALEYLRQFQGTEENIDDDVEGWTSLCHSLFCSLDFLFLN; this is translated from the coding sequence ATGCACCTGTTATTCAAAACGCTCTTCCTACTGGGCGGTTTTCTACTCGCTGCGATACCGGCTGCCATCGCCGATGAGCTACCGGTGCGCACTCCGGATGAGCAAAAGGGCATTGATTTTTTTGAATCTCGTATTCGTCCCGTGCTCAGCAAACATTGCTATGAATGCCACGCCGCTGATTCCGAAAAAGTACTCGGTGGCCTGCTGCTCGATTCCCGAGAAGCGATGCAAATGGGGGGGGATTCCGGCCCTGCGGTGATTCCAGGTGATACTGACGAAAGTCTGATTCTGGGCGCCCTGCGGCACGAGAATTTTGAAATGCCGCCAACGGAGAAACTTCCAGAGAACGTCATCGCCGACTTCGAAGCCTGGATTAAAATGGGAGCACCCGACCCGCGAGATGGAAAGCCCGCGACAGTACAGCCATCAATCGATTTGGAGCAGGGGCGAGAGTTCTGGTCATTCCAGCCAATCATAGAGTCAGCTGTTCCGCAGTTGGAGAACGATGACTGGGCGGAATCGAAAATCGATCTGTTTATTCTTGCCCAGTTACAGTCTGCCGATATTGAACCAGTCGGAGATGCCTCGCGAGCCAGTCTTATTCGACGAGTCAGCTATGCCTTAACAGGTCTCCCCCCCACAGCGGAAGAGGTGCTTTCTTTTTTAGAGGATCCTCGACCAACACCAGAAGCGTTGGCAGAACGGATCGATATCGGACTGGCGTCCTCCCACTTTGGAGAACGGTGGGGTCGCCACTGGTTGGATGTCGTCCGGTTTGCCGAGTCGAGTGGTGGTGGTCGCAGTTTGATGTTCAAAGAAGCGTGGCGATTTCGAGATTATGTGATTGAGTCGTTTAATAATGACAAACCCATTAATCACCTGATCCGAGAACATATTGCAGGCGACTTGTTGCCGGCAGATAATGTTGAACAGGCAGCGGATCAGTTAATTGCCACTGGCTTTATGACGCTTGGTCCAACCAATTATGAGCAACAGGATAAAACGCTGCTGCGGATGGACTTGATCGACGAACAGATCGACACTACCGGTCGTGCCTTTATGGGAATGACGTTGAACTGTGCCCGCTGTCACGATCACAAGTTTGATCCGATTCCGACAAAAGACTATTACGCCCTCGCCGGAATCTTCGGTAGCACGGAGGTCTTGACCTTCGCGAACGTCTCTGGATTCGTGACCCGTCAGTTGCCAGTCTTGCCGGAACAGCAGGTAGAAATCGATGAGTTGAAAATGCGGCGTGAGGAAACCCGCCAGCAACTGAAACAGGCAGAATCGGCACTCAAACAGGCAAAAAACGATCCTTCGTCCCAGTCAAATCTGGCAGAATTGAATGCCGAGGTGGAACGGCTGAAAAAAGTCGATCGCCAGGTAACGAACCAACTTCGTCCGATACTGGCCTATGCCATGAGTGTGAATGAAGTTGCCGAGCCTCGAGACGGTCATCTGCATATTCGCGGATCGGCACACAATGTTGGCCCGGTTGTGGAACGCGGCTTTTTGTCAGTAATTCCGAGTTCAGAAGAATACCGGGCACGTATCAATGATCAGCAGAGCGGACGTCTTGAACTGGCCGATTGGATCGTCGATGAACAGAACCCGCTAACCGCGCGAGTGTATGTGAATCGCATCTGGCAGCATCTGTTGGGCGAAGGGCTTGTCCGTACGCCGGATAACTTCGGACTGACGGGACAGATTCCCTCTCATCCTGAATTACTCGATTATCTAGCGTCCCGCTTTATGCAGGAAGGGTGGTCCACCAAACAGCTTGTTCGCGAGATCATGTTGTCACACGTTTATCGAATCGCGACAGAGCACGATCCTCATCCCGCACAAGTGGATAGCGAGAACCGACTGCTCTGGCGGGCGCATAAAAAACGACTCGATGCAGAAGCGATTCGCGATACGTTGCTCTTTCTTTCGGGAGAGCTGGATCTGAAACCGGGTGGTTTTACGATCCGCCATTTTACGACCTACGATTACGGTTACGAGTTCGACACCGTCCGCCGCTCAGTTTACGTGCCTGTCTTTCGGAATGCGATGCTCGACCTGTTTGAAGCGTTCGATGTGGCCAATCCTAACTTGGTAGTGGGTCGTCGTTCTTCAAGCACTTTACCGACGCAGTCCCTTTATCTGATGAACAGTCCATTCATGCGGGAACAAGCGGAACTGACGGCCAAACGACTTTTGTCTCAAGAACTTCCCAATGATGAAACTCGCTTGGAAGATATCTACTTGCAGGCACTCGGGCGGATGCCGACAGAGAATGAAAGACAATTGGCACTTGAATATCTGCGACAGTTTCAGGGTACGGAAGAGAACATAGATGACGACGTCGAAGGATGGACTTCGCTATGTCACTCTCTCTTTTGCTCTCTCGATTTCCTGTTTCTGAATTGA